The following are encoded together in the Longimicrobium terrae genome:
- a CDS encoding DUF411 domain-containing protein, which yields MRSIVAFRSAAAALLAMTSACGTGASENTPAPDAASQTVASAPAPTQEAAAPVVNPQGPRMVVYKTPTCGCCRAWVEHAQRAGFNVQVVDTANVDPIKAEHGVPGHLASCHTATVDGYVIEGHVPMEAVKRLLREKPQNIAGLAVPGMPRGSEGMEMGSVKDPYDVIAMGRGGGVSVYETH from the coding sequence ATGCGATCCATTGTCGCTTTCCGCTCGGCCGCCGCCGCGCTCCTGGCCATGACCTCCGCCTGCGGGACGGGCGCGAGCGAGAACACTCCCGCGCCTGACGCGGCTTCGCAGACCGTGGCGTCCGCACCCGCGCCCACGCAGGAAGCCGCCGCTCCGGTGGTGAATCCGCAGGGGCCGCGCATGGTGGTGTACAAGACGCCCACCTGTGGCTGCTGCCGTGCGTGGGTGGAGCATGCGCAGCGCGCCGGGTTCAACGTACAGGTGGTGGATACGGCGAACGTTGACCCCATCAAGGCGGAGCACGGCGTTCCCGGCCACCTCGCGTCGTGCCACACGGCCACGGTGGATGGATACGTGATCGAGGGCCACGTGCCGATGGAAGCCGTCAAGCGCCTGCTTCGCGAGAAGCCGCAGAACATCGCCGGACTGGCCGTGCCCGGAATGCCGCGCGGTTCGGAGGGAATGGAGATGGGCTCCGTGAAGGACCCGTACGACGTGATCGCAATGGGCCGCGGCGGCGGTGTCTCCGTCTACGAAACGCACTGA